From Struthio camelus isolate bStrCam1 chromosome 7, bStrCam1.hap1, whole genome shotgun sequence, a single genomic window includes:
- the DUSP13A gene encoding dual specificity protein phosphatase 13A has translation MSGPEELCPQGPGGAGTCTGDVPSLKEIEQLLNTRGPSCNHVDEVWPNLFLGDLVTAHNRFVLWKMGVTHVLNAAHGTVYSQGGQDFYGATIDYYGVPAYDLPDFDISQFFFSAAEFIHKALNTPGAKILVHCAVGVSRSASLVLAYLMINHHLSLVEAIKTVKEHRWISPNRGFLKHLRNLDVQLRQKKGC, from the exons ATGTCTGGGCCGGAGGAGTTATGCCCACAGGGCCCCGGAGGGGCTGGGACATGCACAGGGGATGTCCCCTCTCTTAAAGAAATCGAGCAGCTGCTGAATACAAGGGGACCCTCCTGTAACCATGTTGATGAAGTATGGCCTAATCTCTTCTTAGGAGACCT AGTAACAGCTCACAACAGATTCGTTCTGTGGAAGATGGGAGTTACTCATGTTTTAAATGCTGCCCATGGCACAGTGTACAGCCAAGGAGGCCAGGACTTTTATGGAGCTACCATTGATTATTATGGTGTACCAGCCTATGACCTTCCAGACTTTGACATAAGCcagttctttttctctgcagcagaATTTATCCATAAAGCTTTGAACACACCAGGAG ctaaAATTTTGGTGCACTGTGCAGTTGGAGTAAGCAGGTCAGCGTCCTTAGTCCTAGCATATCTCATGATAAATCACCACCTCTCCTTGGTTGAGGCCATAAAAACAGTGAAGGAGCATCGATGGATTTCACCCAATCGTGGCTTTCTGAAACACCTGCGAAATTTGGATGTCCAGCTACGGCAAAAAAAGGGCTGCTGA